Proteins encoded by one window of Ovis canadensis isolate MfBH-ARS-UI-01 breed Bighorn chromosome 14, ARS-UI_OviCan_v2, whole genome shotgun sequence:
- the LOC138419628 gene encoding zinc finger protein 665-like, producing MNISDTYGSNYMHPLIVTQNQEAQRERLYKCGEDGKIFLQRSNLSRHQVIHTEEKLHKCDVCEKVFSRNPHLANHQRIHTGEKPHRCNECGKLFGQKTDLTDHLKIHTREKPYKCNECGQVFSQKATLTCHQRIHSGEKPYRCNECGKVFREKAIFVIPRHKRIHTGEKPYKCDECGKAVNQKSNLGIHQRIHTGEKPYKCNECDKSFNQNSALTQHKLVHREEKSCKCDVCHGVFRCHSNCARHQRVHTGEKPYKCNDCGKVFSQKVHLRHHQKIHTGEQS from the exons ATGAACATTTCTGATACATATGGGAGTAATTACATGCATCCTTTAATAGTGACACAAaaccaggaagcacagagggaaAGACTTTACAAATGTGGTGAGGATGGCAAAATCTttcttcagagatcaaacctCAGTAGACATCAGGTCATCCATACAGAGGAGAAATTacataaatgtgatgtatgtgaAAAAGTCTTTAGTCGAAATCCACACCTTGCaaatcatcagagaattcatactggagaaaaacctCACAGATGTAATGAGTGTGGCAAGCTCTTTGGTCAAAAAACAGACCTTACAGATCACTTGAAAATTCACACtagagagaaaccttacaaatgcaATGAGTGTGGCCAGGTCTTTAGTCAAAAAGCAACCCTTACAtgtcatcagagaattcattctggagagaaaccctacagATGTAATGAGTGTGGCAAGGTCTTTAGGGAAAAGGCAATCTTTGT CATTCCAAGACataagagaattcatactggagagaaaccttacaaatgtgatgaatgTGGCAAGGCCGTCAATCAAAAATCAAACCTTGgaattcatcagagaattcatactggagagaaaccttacaaatgtaatgAGTGTGACAAAAGCTTTAATCAGAACTCAGCCCTCACTCAGCATAAATTAGTCCATAGGGAAGAGAAATCATGTAAGTGTGATGTATGTCACGGAGTCTTTCGTTGTCATTCAAACTGTGCAAGACATCAGAGAgtccatactggagagaaaccttacaaatgtaatgATTGTGGCAAGGTCTTTAGTCAGAAAGTACACCTTAGACATCATCAGAAAATTCATACAGGAGAGCAGTCTTAG